Proteins from a genomic interval of Helicobacter pylori Shi112:
- the hypF gene encoding carbamoyltransferase HypF, whose protein sequence is MNKITLFGVVQGVGMRPFIYTLAQKLELVGFVRNTQAALEIVLPAHKTESFLNALKKGLPPLALVEKIIISPYDKTLKSNGFRILESKNHPLNLLSQIPKDLGVCEDCLREIRDKNSPYFHYAFNSCAKCGARYSLLNALPYDRENSALKPFKLCEFCAFVYKDANNKRFHIQGISCKKCGITLSYKRFKNDDALLECAKDIQKGKIIALKGLGGFALLCDARNFQTIERLRLLKNRPLKPFALMFKDLNTAKQHAFLSVLECESLNSTSAPILLARKKPDTQLAPNIAKNSPFYGVILPYTPLHALLLDLLDFPIIFTSANFSSLPLASDEAEIDSLSFIFDFKLTHNRAIIHRIDDSIAQHVDNAIRPMRLARGFAPLYLTLPKRSNDSQKKILALGAEQKGHFSLLDSETSILLLSPFCGDLSVLENEKHFKETLNFFLKTYDFKPTILVCDKHQNYTTTQMACGFNTPLLQVQHHHAHFLASILDALLQDPHLNHPFIGIVWDGSGAYENKIYGAECFVGDFERIEETARFEEFLLLGGEKAIKEPKRLVLEIALKHQLNKLLKRVQKHFKEDELEIFQQMHDRGIQSIATNSIGRLFDIVAFSLDLVGTISFEAESGQVLENLALQSDEIAFYPFKIKNSVVCLKDFYQAFEKDLGVLEPERIAKKFFNSLVEIITALIAPFKEHVVVCSGGVFCNQLLCEQLAKRLRGLKRQYFFHKHFPPNDSSIPIGQALMAYFNPTIIKKG, encoded by the coding sequence CTTTAGAAATCGTCTTACCCGCTCATAAAACAGAGTCTTTTTTAAACGCCCTAAAAAAAGGGTTGCCCCCTTTAGCGTTGGTTGAAAAGATCATTATTAGCCCTTATGATAAAACGCTCAAATCCAATGGTTTTAGGATTTTAGAAAGCAAGAACCACCCCTTGAATTTGCTCAGTCAAATCCCTAAAGATTTAGGCGTGTGTGAAGATTGCTTGCGCGAAATTAGAGATAAAAACTCCCCCTATTTCCATTACGCTTTCAATTCTTGCGCGAAATGCGGGGCGAGATACAGCCTTTTAAACGCTTTGCCCTATGACAGAGAAAACTCCGCCCTAAAGCCTTTCAAACTCTGTGAGTTTTGCGCATTCGTTTATAAAGACGCCAATAACAAACGCTTCCACATTCAAGGCATCAGCTGCAAAAAGTGCGGTATTACGCTCAGTTACAAGCGATTCAAAAATGATGACGCTCTTTTAGAATGCGCTAAAGACATTCAAAAAGGTAAAATCATCGCTCTTAAAGGTTTGGGAGGCTTTGCTCTCTTGTGCGATGCGAGGAATTTTCAAACCATAGAAAGATTACGGCTTTTAAAAAACCGCCCCCTAAAACCTTTCGCGCTCATGTTTAAAGATTTGAACACAGCCAAACAGCATGCGTTTTTGAGCGTATTAGAATGCGAAAGCTTAAATTCCACAAGCGCCCCCATTCTTTTAGCGCGTAAAAAACCTGACACGCAATTAGCCCCTAATATCGCTAAAAACTCCCCCTTTTATGGCGTCATCTTACCCTATACCCCTTTGCATGCTTTATTGCTGGATTTATTGGACTTCCCCATTATATTCACGAGCGCGAATTTCAGCTCCCTCCCTTTAGCGAGCGATGAGGCTGAGATTGATTCCTTGAGTTTCATTTTTGATTTTAAACTCACGCACAATCGTGCCATCATCCACAGGATTGATGATAGTATCGCACAGCATGTGGATAATGCGATTCGCCCCATGCGTTTGGCTAGGGGGTTTGCCCCACTTTATCTCACTTTGCCTAAACGCTCTAATGATTCGCAAAAAAAGATTTTAGCGCTTGGAGCGGAGCAAAAAGGGCATTTTAGCTTATTAGATAGTGAAACTTCCATCCTTTTACTCTCGCCTTTTTGTGGGGATTTGAGCGTTTTAGAAAATGAAAAACACTTTAAAGAAACTTTGAATTTTTTCTTAAAAACCTATGATTTTAAACCCACCATCTTAGTTTGCGATAAGCATCAAAACTACACCACCACTCAAATGGCTTGTGGTTTTAATACGCCCTTATTACAAGTCCAGCACCACCATGCCCACTTTTTAGCGAGCATTTTAGACGCATTATTACAAGACCCGCATTTAAATCATCCTTTTATAGGCATTGTCTGGGATGGGAGTGGGGCTTATGAAAATAAGATTTATGGGGCGGAGTGTTTTGTGGGGGATTTTGAACGCATTGAAGAAACCGCCAGGTTTGAAGAATTTCTGCTTTTAGGGGGGGAAAAAGCGATCAAAGAGCCTAAACGCCTGGTTTTAGAAATCGCTTTAAAACACCAACTCAACAAGCTTTTAAAGCGCGTTCAAAAACATTTTAAAGAAGACGAATTGGAAATTTTTCAGCAAATGCATGACAGAGGAATTCAAAGCATAGCCACCAATTCCATAGGGCGTTTGTTTGATATAGTAGCGTTTAGTTTGGATTTAGTAGGAACGATTAGCTTTGAAGCAGAGAGCGGGCAGGTTTTAGAAAATCTAGCCTTACAAAGCGATGAGATCGCTTTTTACCCTTTTAAAATCAAAAACAGCGTGGTGTGTTTAAAAGATTTTTATCAAGCGTTTGAAAAGGATTTGGGCGTTTTAGAACCCGAACGCATCGCTAAGAAATTTTTTAACAGCCTAGTAGAAATCATTACCGCTTTGATTGCGCCTTTTAAAGAGCATGTGGTGGTGTGCAGTGGGGGCGTGTTTTGCAACCAATTATTATGCGAACAATTAGCCAAACGATTGAGGGGGCTAAAAAGGCAGTATTTTTTCCACAAGCATTTCCCCCCTAACGATAGCAGTATCCCTATCGGTCAAGCCTTAATGGCGTATTTCAACCCTACAATCATCAAAAAAGGATAA